agcggtggctgggtggccatctgttgggagtgctttgaatgtgattgtcctgcttcttggcagaatggggttgggttggatggcccatgaggtctcttccaactctaggattctatgactgtgagagcccttcagcagtggaactctctgccccggagggagtgtggtggaggctccttctttggaagcttttaaacagaagctggatggccatctgtcaggggtgctttgaatgcaatatccctgcttcttggcagaatggggttggactggatggcccaggaggtctcttccaactctaggattctatgaggctggatggccatctgtcaggggtgctttgaatgcaatattcctgcttcttggcagaatggggttggactggatggcccatgaggtctcttccaactctttgattctatgattctatactcagggcccttctacacaggatATCGAGGCATatcacccacaatatctgctttgaaccgggttatatgagtccacactgccatataatccgattcaatgtgggattttgtgtggaaggggcctggctCTCTCTTGAAGCCCTTCCTTTCCTTGTGAGtggccttttctgaagccaggcAGGTTGAGGATCGTGTTGGCCTTTGTGGCTGCAGTAGGGCGcccctgcctctttccttccctcctccttcggGCCAATCAGAAGCAGCCCCTCGCCTATTTGGCCCGGAAGCGCTCCCTCCAAGCCTGGGACGCCCCAGACTCACCGGAAAGACCCGCGTTGAGCAGCAGGGCGAGCAGCAGCAGGAGCGGCCTCATCCCGGCGCCTTCCTCAGCCTCCTTCTCCCACAACGAAGCCTCCTCTCGGTTCTCCCGACCGGCGGAAAGCCTCAAGGACGCGGCGCCCGCTCATTGGCCCGCCCGAAGCAAGCCCCGCCTCCCCTCGCCCGCTATTGGGCCACGTTCCAGGTTGCCGGGAGCTGCGGGCACGCTATTGGTTGCGAGCGAGCAGTGGGCGGGATCTTCCCTCCCGTCCCCGCACGAGGCGCCTCAGCTTGGGAAGGGGGCGTGGCGAGGAGCTGCAACACCCGGCAGCACAGCGGAAGTGACGCACGGCGGAGCGGAAGTGGCTCTGTTTTGCTTGCCTTTGGCCAAGATGGCGGCGTACCTACAGTGGCGGCGCTTCGCCTTCTTCGACCGGGAGACGCTGGCCTCGGCCGCCGAGGGGAGGCCGCTCCTCCTGCCGCCGGGCATCTCCGCCTGCGACGCCGGCAGAGGGAGCCTCGTCTTCGGGGATATCCTTCCCAAATCACCGCTGAGGGGGGCGgcgctttggggaggggggggagagagaggaggcctCTGAGCGCGTGCAGAGTGCCAAGCGCCACCGCTGCCGGGGCTTCTGTTCATTCAATTAGCTCTATCCCGCTTTCTCTCTCCATACGGACATTCAAAGCGGCTCGCCATCAAAAACATTGCCactcaaaatatacaaataattgcttacttaggcgattcctcgtatCTCAAGGGCGATGGTCTTCcaaatgtggtgtcttggcggtgggttttggacaggtaggtaggtagatacatggatggagggatagatagttacatggatggaaggatggatagatggagggaggcagggatggagggatagatagatacatggatagatgaatggatggagggagagatagatggatagatagatacatggatggaggGGCGGAGGGAGAGATAGATACATGGagtgagggatagatagataaatagatacatggagtgagggatagatagatgcaatgatggagggatagatagataaacacatACATGGATGGAGGGacgggtggatagatagatagatatacatgtATGGAGCAatagatacatggatagatggagatatagatggagggagggatagatacatacatacatacatggatgGAGGAACagagggagagatagatagatacatggatggaggGACGGGTGGAGAGAGATACATGCAtagatggagggatagatagatacatggatggagggatagatagatacaatgatggagggatagatagatacatggatggagggatagatagatacatggatggagggatagatagatatgtggatggagggatagataccgcaatgagtcgccgcacaggctgagatattggcggtatacaagcataccaaataaaaatagatagatacatggatggagagatagatatatagatacacgGATGGAGGGATAaatagatggagggagggatagatagatagatacatggagggatagatagatgcGTGGATGGAGGGATAGGTAGATGCATACATGGGTGGAgggatagatacatggatggatagatggatggagggatagatagatggatggagggatacaTAGATAGGTGCATACATGAATggaggaatagatagatagatacatggatggagggagggatagatagatggatggagggatagatagatacatggagggagggaaggatagatagatagatacatggagggagggaaggatagatagatagatacatggagggagggaaggatctGAGAATCTGGTAGTCCTTTCTTTGGGAGCGTTATGTGTGGATTCCTTTGTGGCAAGAGACTACATTAGATTGCGCTAGGCATCCCTTCCATCTTTGAGTTgcttgagtttttcaggctgtatgtgaagttttcacaacctctgaggatgcctgccatagatgtgggtgaaacgtcaggagataatgcttctggaacatgtctatacagcccagaaaactcactacaacccagtgaatccggccAAGTAAGTCTTCGACAGAACTTTCTGTCTTTGTAATTCTGGGAGCTGGTCTTGCCAGTTTAAACTTGCCTGTTGCAACTCTCAATGAGAGGCAGTTTGTGGATCTATTCACCAGATCACCAAATTCCTTCCTTAGACAAATGTAGCAAGAAATCAGGTTCAAAACTGATTGAATAATGTTTTTCGTGTTGTGAACTGCTCTGAATCTTGCTTAAGAAAGGAAAAGCAGGGCATGGATCCTCATCATCCTTATCTGCAACATAAGTATGAATGTGAAAGGACTGCTACTTCACAAGCCAGGCTGTTTGGTTTCTTTGGTGACAGTTGCATCCTTAACGGAGATCTCTCACATATGGAAGGGGTGATCTGGTTCCTGCCCCGCTCCCTGGAGCTCAGCAGCTTCCAGGCCTATAAGCTGCGGGTGACGCACCTCTTCCAGCTGAAGCAGCACAGCATCCTGGCTTCTGTGGGGGAGGATGAGGAAGGCATCAACCCTTTGGTGAGTTGGAGGGGAGTCGTCGCCCCTGAAAGGCTTTCTGTGCTTAGGGACGGGGGTAAGAGATCtcttatggcaggcatgggcaaactatgcctgattttatactgtatttaacAAGCTAATAAGATGTCTAAGTCCAAAGATCCCTTTAAGGAGTAAAAACATACATATTTTGTCCACCGTCGCATTTAAATCTCCTGGTAAACCTGGATATTTCTCCCTAgtgtggcttccttgaccatcAGGCTGTTGTGATTTCTAGGTCAAAGTCTGGAATCTCGAGAAACGCGATGGTGGGAatcctctctgcactcgcattTTCCCCGCGATTCCTGGCAACAAGCCCACGGTTGTGTCCTGCCTCACCGTTCATGAGAATCTCAACTTCATGGCTATTGGTAAATGGAGACAAAATGGTTGTAATGAGCTGTAGTTGTTCAAAGCTAGTCTAGTGTCATAGCAAGGTCTTGTGAAAGAGACTGAAGGCATGTTGATGTAATTTATGAgctctgtgttttttattttcagtttacgtactcataaaaacacaataaaacagatCGATATACACGTATATATACATGAACCAACACGATAATTCCTAACATCTATGCAATATTTGTATTTGGGTACTGCAATACTTCATAGTttaatgattttgtttgtttgtttgacattcccaattttaaaaatttGGGTTCCAATTGTATCTTTGATGTGTtgatgacattttatttatttatttatttaaagcatttatattccgcccttctcacatataaatggcacacattcaatgccgaaacatattagaccatacacgtacaaaagtattaaaatcacttatcttgatgttaaaatccactagttaaaactgtctcaacaaccatatcgaatttggttggcatactaattTAACTCTCTGTTGGGTCGGTTTACTCTCCTGTCTCGAAATGTTACGTGAGGTGTAGCGTTCTTATTCTTCTCTGCCTTAGGCTTTGCTGATGGCAGTGTCGTTCTCACAAAAGGCGACATCACGAGAGACCGACACAGCAAGACCCAGATACTTCACGAGGGGAGTTTCCCAGTGACAGGCCTCGCCTTTCGCCAGTCCGGGAAAACAACCCACCTGTTTGTCGCCACCACCGAGAACATCCAGGTGAGATGTTTGGTGGAGCATGGAGCGGGGAATGGAGCTGGTCAGTCGGCTCAGCAGCTTCATTGCTGCCTTTTCCCCCCATGTGGCTTTGCAGTGCTACACGCTCTCCGTGAAGGACTACCCGCAGCTGGAGCTGGACACGCGTGGCTGTGGCCTGCGCTGCTCCACTCTCAGCGACCTCTCCCAGGACCTCCAGTTCATTGTGGCTGGAGATGAATGTGTATACTTGTACCAGCCGGACGAGCGGGGGCCCTGCTTTGCCTTCGAGGGCCAGAAGCTGATTGCCCACTGGTATCGAGGCTTCCTTGTCATCGTGTCCAAGGACCGGAAGACCTCTCCAAAGTAAGGCACAACCACACTTTCACCTCATTCTCATGTGCAGGCTATATCTCTTCTTTCATTTGCTGGCATTTGGAAGAAAGGGTGTTTTTTCCCCTTGGATATCACCCTTTCTTAGGCAAGGGCAGCAAGAATGGAGGAAGTGAATGCGGGAATCTTTTATTGGGCTCCTTCTagactgccgtataatccagattatcaaagcatatcttattgtccatgttttttattttaattacttgtattgttgttattattgtgtgtattgttgtattcgggctcggcctcatgtaagccacaccgagtcccttggggagatggtagcggggtacaaataaagtgttgttgttgttgttattattattattattattttattattattattattattattattataaagcagataaaccacattatctactttgaattggattatatgagtccacactgccacctaatccagtgcaaagcaaatCATCTGGCTTTTATATGACAATGTCTTCCAAGAAGTGTGCATCCACACTAGACAGTTacatcaattattattactattactattattgttgttgttatttgtatcccgctttcTCTTTCTAAAAAAGACACTAAaaccaatgcaatttaaaatctctAAATATACAGACATTACAATCGAATTAAACATTAAAGTAATAATGTTTAATAAAGTAAAAAAACATATTCTTAGTTTTTCAAATTAGTCGCTATTTGTAGTTATTTGCAACTACAATTATTTTTCAAGCCctgattgcattcaaatctcccttgacagatggagtttgagggaaatagaccttgacatttgggagttgtagttactgagatttatagttcacctacaactctgaaccccaccaatgatagaattggggcaaacttcccacacagaacccccattactttattttccagattaccagactgggccacagcaatgtgtggcagggtacagctactATTATATCATTAACATAGCACAGTAGACAAGgtagaactgtcttctgccccccccccccccccttcactcttgcTCAGAGCGgctgttggtgctggggagagggtccccagctgatgacctatgcaggaggcaagatggaattgtcccctggccccttctctcttcaaATCCTTTTTGCTGCTCTATTTTGCAGGTCTGATTTTGCTGGGAGCGACACACAAAACTCTGACAAGCAAATCCTGAACATCTATGACTTGGGGAACAAGTTCATTGCGTACAGCTCCGTCTTCGACGACGTGGTGGACGTCCTGGCAGAGTGGGGCTGCCTGTATGTGCTGACCAGGGATGGGAAGCTCCATGTGCTGCAGGAGAAAGACACCCAGACCAAGCTGGAGGCAAGCGAGACCCCTTTGCTCTGCTGCAGCTATTGGTTGTTTGGGGCCAGGGAAGTGCGGTGATCTGGGGCAAAGAAGGGGGAGAGCGCATTGCCTGCTTGGATTGTGAGGGAGCCTGATTTGGGTGATGCTGTTGGTGGTCCAGGGAGACTGGATCTTGACAAGACGTTGTCTCTTTCCTAACAGATGCTCTTCAAGAAGAACCTCTTTGAAATGGCCATTAACCTGGCCAGGAGTCACCACCTGGACAGCGacggcttgtctgagatcttccGCCAGTACGGAGACCATCTGTACAACAAGGGCAACCACGATGGCGCCATTCAGCAGTACATCCGGTAGGCACAACAACAtaatttgggtgggggggggggttagaataaACCCCAAGCAAGGCCTCACTGCCTAGTGGACAGCCGGACTGTGCACTGTATTTTCTTGGGTTTCAAAGACCAGCATCATAAGCTTTTTGGATTAGGTACCTTTCGTCCCTTGCCTATAGGAAGCAAACCACTGCCCAAAGAAACGACTACGCAGTAACTAACAATATTGAACACAATACAGTGTTCATTTGGGTGGTGTTTTTGCTCTTTTTGGTATGCCACAGTGGTTAAGCTTCAGTCCAGATTTGCACTTCTTCTCCTTATTGCCATATATGGGGAGGTAAAGACAAGCCGAATCTTTAGTGCTTAGGCAGGGCTGTGGTTCCTTGTTTGCGGTATCTCAGGATATTACATTTTACCAGGATGTgtgatttgtatttatttatatatttactagctgtcccttgccagacattgctgtggcccagtctggtgatctggaaaataaagtaataggaaagtgttgatttctaatatatataatttctttatgtttgtggggtaaacagtatttcatgctctttctttgtcagtgttgatgtggagagtgtctggtttgcctcctctggaacatgcaacatatcattgtccttctttaggggtccctttcaaagccatgatactatatctgtgtgtgtgtgaatcatatatatctgtggctggatggctctttctcaggagggctttgtttacgttttcttgccctggtgaagggagctggactggatggccttaagtattttttgttggtcatgggagttctgtgtgggaggtttgccccaattctgttgttggtggggctcagaatgctctttgattgtaggtgaactataaatcccagcaactacagctcccaaatgacaaaatcaattctgagtcatggtcactcactggcctgataggcgttttgtgtccaaattgggtgtcaatttgtccagcggtttttgagtcatgttagtcccacaaatgaacattacatttttatttatgtagatttactatatttctataccgccactctcagcccagaggcaactcggagtggttcacaaattggcagcaatttgatgcctcaacaattataacaagtaaaaacaatcaagaaattctgttaaaaacaatagcatatgatataaatattataaaaaacgtacaaagccttaaaacattatccattgcgttatcaagtagttccattGTAGATGAGACAATGGGGATTGCGTATCCTTTCCCCCAGTGTCCTCCCCTTGGGtggcttttttattattattgattgatttttaTAATTTACAAAGGTTTAcagtgaaagtgggagaacaatgtgatcgttttatttattattatttatttattaacggcatttctatgccgcccttctcaccccgaaggggactcagagcggcttataatatatattttcatacaatatattatattattagcatagtacaatatcagtatatattactatattgcactttaccgttttattgtaatattattagtaatattacatgtaatgtaaatatataattataattataatattgaattattattactaatattataatgtaatatattatattgttttagagAGAAAGTTGGAAAAGGAAAGTGAAGTATTGGGGATGGGGCGGGAAAGAAGGGacaagggggcggggggaaggggaggggaaaggggggagacaagaaaaggaaaaatggggaagggcgggggggggggggaagaggtgCCGCCTTCTGGTTCGTTCCGCATGGACAGGGGTAACTATGTCCATTTGCTTTTTCATTGTGATTTAATTACATTTCTCTGTATCGGTTAGTTGGACCTTCATCCTTAGAGTTGGATCTGCATCTCTTCTTGCATGAACCTTTTCAAAGGTTCCCAGTTCGTTTGCTTACTCTTAATCCTGTTGCCAATACAGTAAGATAAGTTTTCCATACTCATATACTCTAAAATTTTATTTATCCAGTCGTCAACTTGTGGAgggtctttttctttccatctttgggCAATTGTCATTCTTGCTGCAGCTGAGATATAAAGAAACAATTTCTCTTCGTTTTCGCTTAAATTCCAGTTTATAATGTTCAAAAGATAAAATTCCGGTTTCGGATCAAATTTCACTCCaaggatttttttgtgtgtatttatgtattgttaTCCAGTACTTCTTAATTAACTTACATCCCCACCACAGATGAAAGTGAGTGCCCAGCTCCTTTTTGCATCACCAACATCTGTTATTGTAGTTTTTACTGAATTTTGAGATTGGTAAGGGTGTCAGATACCAGCAAAAATATATCTTGTACCATCCTTCTATAATATTTGTGGCTTTCATAAATCTTAGCTTTTTCTTCCAAACATTCTTCCAGTCTTTGAGTAATATTGGGTGACCCATATCTATGGCCCATTTCGccatgttttcttttattctctctGTTTCCAAGTCCCATTCTAGCAGGGTCTGGTAAagtgttttaattagtttttgttctttttgcatTATCTTATCCCAGCTTGAATCCTTGGAGTTGAACCCAACTTTCCGATCCTCTTTGAAACATTCTTTTGTTTGCCAGTAATGAAACCAGCTCATTTTGCTGTCAAAGTCTCTTATATCTTCTTGaggtttcaactcccagaagttgtTGCATTTCTTTAATAATTTTGAGTAGGGGTGCCACTTCTCACATGGTATTTCTTTATTATGAAACGCTTCAGCGGGTGACACCCACATGGGGGTTTCTTCATAGAAGAATCTCCTGTATTTCTCCCATACTCTAAGGAGGGGACCCTTGCGTGGCTTTCAAGGGATCCCTGACCAACCCCTTTCCTCCTCAGCACCATTGGGAAGCTGGAGCCCTCCTACGTGATCCGCAAGTTCCTGGATGCTCAGCGGATCCACAACCTGACGGCCTACTTGCAGACACTGCACCTCCAGTCTCTGGCCAACGCTGACCACACCACGCTCCTGCTGAACTGCTACACCAAGCTGAAGGACATCTCCAAGCTGGAGGAGTTCATCAAGGTGCGGACGAAAGGGCAGTGGGTCGGGGAGGCGgcacccctccctcccttgttGCTGCGCTGTGACAGTTTGGATTTCTGGACAGAATTAATTAAATGTCCtgctgtacataataataataataataataataataataataataatagtaataataacaataacaatactttatttataccccaccaccatttccccaagggacccagagtggcttacatgaatccaggcccaacaacacatcagtaaaacagaaaagcaataaacaaaaaacaatacaattaatatagatcacatataaacaataacaggggcccccagtggcacactgggttaaagcactgagctgctgagcttgttgacaaaaaagtcgcaggttctattccagggagcggtgtgagcttctgctgtcagccctagcttctgccaacctagcagtttgaaaacatgcaaatgtgagtagatcaataggtaccgctccggcgggaaggtaacggcgctccatgcagtcatgccggccacatgaccttggaggtgtctatggacaacgctggctctttggcttagaaatggagatgagcaccacaccccagagtcagacatgactggacttaatgtaaggaaacaacctttacctataaacaataacacacaaggatttaaaaacctatggccgggtcaaatgtaatatgttgattctatgattaatagtttaaaattaagaGTAAACGCTGGtggggtatttttgattacaaaagtgtgagtcggacacgactgggcttactgtcaggaaaacctttacctttactcccTAATATATTAGAGCAGATATAAAGACATTATGTCTCATTTGATTTTGAGAACTAAGCAAGGcaaccctggttagtatttggatgggagacactAATGggtaccaagtgctgtaggctctCTCACAAGGGAAGGAATGCAGAGATATTTCACCCCATCTTCCAACTGGAGCATTGTCTCAGGAAGGCAGATATGTTCTCCTTTCCCTGTATGATTTGAGTCTTGTTCTCATCCTTCTACAGCCATGCAAAGCAGAGGAAGGCCATGGGTCCATCTGCATAGGTCTTGGTTGGCCTGCTTTGCAGAGAGTCTTCCCCTTGCAGGGCTGGATACATAATTCAGGGCCTAATGTAACATGTTTTCTCATGCAGACAAGTGAGAGCGAGGTGCACTTTGACGTGGAGACGGCCATCAAGGTCCTGCGCCAGGCGGGCTGCTACTCCCATGCGGTCTACCTGGCTGAGAAGCATGCGCACCATGAGTGGTACCTCAAGATCCAGCTGGAGGACATCAAGGTGAGGCCTTCTTATGCCtctagcttaagcggctgagggggaaaaggaaaggggcctgttagaagtgatgggagttgaaacccaaaacacccagagggaccAAGTCTGCCCATGCTTGCTGTAACTAACTGTTCAGTAGGGAAGTAGACCTTGTTCTGCTCTCAGTGTACTTGGAAGTGAGTCTTCTAATGTTTGCTCAGCCTGTTTTGCAGTGAATTAgggtttctcctccttctctgcccGGCAGAACTACCAGGAGGCCCTGCGCTACATTGGCAGGCTGCCCTTTGAGCAGGCCGAGAGCAACATGAAGCGCTATGGCAAGATCCTCATGCACCACGTCCCACACGAAACCACAGAACTGCTCAAGGTCCTCTGCACCGACTACCGGCCGGCAGGAGATCGGGAGGGCCCCGGAGGGATGGAAGGGCGGAAGGTAAGTACGACCTGGGGATGGTACTAAGGCACCACAACACTCAGGGAAAAAGAAAACCCATattacgaggattgaatgaaaagtaatgcctctgccttcgtaactcctcagcaCATGGCAGTACTGGTTTGTGGCAGGTAatggcttgttcaggagactctcctctacagttccatttgggcaggaagccttggcattgaacggttgtgttgttaaagtgaaaagtaatgcctccacctttgtaaatcctcaacagatggcagtactggtgtgtggcaggtactggcttgttcagtagactctcctctacagttccattttgacgggaagccttagcattgaacggttgtgttgttaaagtgtgaagtatggaaccctctgcagatggttggtcaatgcgacttaagcaaggtgcagtcattgaattcttgacagcagaaggtgtcaccccaaaggagattcatcagagaatgcaagctgtttatggtgattgtgttgatgtgcgtACAGGGGAGgcaaggggacagttccatcttgtctcctgcatatgccatcagttggagacccctccccccagcaccaaccaccgctctgagccagagtgaagacaggggaggccaggggacagttccatcttgtctcctgtgctatgttaatatataatataatatattgtatatgaatataatatttataatattacaatgtaatatagtataatattaattatatattgtaaTTACATCTTTTATATCAGGGgtcgggaaccttcggccctccaggtgtggtggacttcaactcccacaattccttgaggctcggcatttgccccaaaggcttaccttggcccaacgaggtttgtttggctctttttcatggaggacggacagcaaagggggagagacgagcgtaacgtagctgtgcagatggcgaggaaggatgcggagcccacagactggcctcggagggagagagcgggcggaaacccctgcgggcaacgcgcctcctcgccgcttcggcccttagcaggggcggttgctaagggccgaagcggcgaggaggcgcgttgcccgcaggggtttccgcccgctctctccctccgaggccagtctgtgggctccgcatccttcctcgccatctgcacagctacgttacgctcgtctctccccctttgctgtccgtcctccatgaaaaagagccaaacaaacctcgttgggccaaggtaagcctttggggcaaatgccgagcctcaaggaattgtgggagttgaagtccaccacacctggagggccgaaggttccccatgcctgttttatattatatttaatattactaataatattacaatataattgtatagtacaatatagtgatgtatagcgctgatattgtactgtgctaatggtataatgtattgtatgtatatatatatttatcttgtaaaccgctctgagtccccttcagggtgagaagggcggcatataaatgtcgcatataaataaataaaaataaatactgtgCGGCAAGtaggtttaaagatgttgaggtgacacctgcGGTCAAGAATTCAATT
This portion of the Anolis sagrei isolate rAnoSag1 chromosome 7, rAnoSag1.mat, whole genome shotgun sequence genome encodes:
- the VPS11 gene encoding vacuolar protein sorting-associated protein 11 homolog produces the protein MAAYLQWRRFAFFDRETLASAAEGRPLLLPPGISACDAGRGSLVFGDMEGVIWFLPRSLELSSFQAYKLRVTHLFQLKQHSILASVGEDEEGINPLVKVWNLEKRDGGNPLCTRIFPAIPGNKPTVVSCLTVHENLNFMAIGFADGSVVLTKGDITRDRHSKTQILHEGSFPVTGLAFRQSGKTTHLFVATTENIQCYTLSVKDYPQLELDTRGCGLRCSTLSDLSQDLQFIVAGDECVYLYQPDERGPCFAFEGQKLIAHWYRGFLVIVSKDRKTSPKSDFAGSDTQNSDKQILNIYDLGNKFIAYSSVFDDVVDVLAEWGCLYVLTRDGKLHVLQEKDTQTKLEMLFKKNLFEMAINLARSHHLDSDGLSEIFRQYGDHLYNKGNHDGAIQQYIRTIGKLEPSYVIRKFLDAQRIHNLTAYLQTLHLQSLANADHTTLLLNCYTKLKDISKLEEFIKTSESEVHFDVETAIKVLRQAGCYSHAVYLAEKHAHHEWYLKIQLEDIKNYQEALRYIGRLPFEQAESNMKRYGKILMHHVPHETTELLKVLCTDYRPAGDREGPGGMEGRKANPDEFIPIFAHNSRELKAFLEHMSEVLPNSPQGVYDTLLELRLQNWAHEQDPQAKEKLHNEAISLLKSGKFQSVFDKALVLCQMHNFKDGILYLYEQGKLFQQIMHYHMQNEQYRKVVEVCEQYGDQEACLWEQALGYFAHKEEDCKEYIAAVLKHIETKNLMPPLLVVQTLAHNSTATLSVIKDYLVSKLQRQSRQIEQDEQRIHKYREETKRIRKEIEELKNSPKIFQKTKCSICTSALELPSVHFLCGHSFHQHCFESYSESGSECPTCLPENRKVMDMIRAQEQRRDLHDHFQHQLKCSNDSFSVVADYFGRGVFNKLTLLTDLPQGKSATALDAGLQRDLLIHTKRST